The following are from one region of the Silene latifolia isolate original U9 population chromosome 9, ASM4854445v1, whole genome shotgun sequence genome:
- the LOC141598639 gene encoding ATP-citrate synthase alpha chain protein 1 — MARKKIREYDSKRLLKEHFKRISGSELPIRSAQITESTDLNELVEREAWLSSEKLVVKPDMLFGKRGKSGLVALNLDFAQVTTFVKERLGKEVEMGGCKGPITTFIVEPFIPHNEEFYLNIVSERLGNSISFSECGGIEIEENWDKVKTIFVPTGVSFTAEVCAPLVATLPLEVKSVIEEFIKVIFALFLDLDFSFLEMNPFTLVEGKPYPLDMRGELDDTAAFKNFKKWGNIEFPLPFGRVMSPTESFIHGLDEKTSASLKFTVLNPKGRIWTMVAGGGASVIYADTVGDLGYASELGNYAEYSGAPNEEEVLQYARVVIDCATANPDGRTRALVIGGGIANFTDVAATFNGIIRALKEKEAKLKAARMHIYVRRGGPNYQKGLAKMRLLGEEIGIPIEVYGPEATMTGICKQAIECISVSA; from the exons ATGGCAAGGAAGAAGATTAGAGAGTATGATTCAAAGAGATTGTTGAAGGAGCATTTCAAGAGGATTTCTGGGTCTGAATTACCCATTAGATCTGCTCAA ATCACGGAGTCCACCGACTTGAATGAGCTTGTTGAGAGAGAAGCATGGCTCTCATCAGAAAAGCTGGTTGTGAAACCTGATATGTTGTTTGGAAAGCGTGGAAAGAGCGGTCTCGTTGCTCTGAATCTGGACTTTGCCCAGGTTACTACTTTTGTGAAAGAGCGTCTAGGCAAAGAA GTAGAGATGGGTGGATGTAAAGGACCTATAACAACTTTCATTGTGGAGCCCTTTATCCCACACAATGAAGAGTTCTATCTAAATATCGTTTCCGAAAGACTTGGGAACAGCATAAGCTTTTCTGAATGTGGTGGAATCGAAATCGAAGAGAACTGGGATAAG GTTAAGACTATTTTCGTTCCTACTGGCGTTTCTTTTACTGCGGAGGTTTGTGCTCCTCTGGTCGCCACTTTACCTTTGGAG GTCAAAAGTGTGATTGAGGAATTTATCAAAGTTATCTTTGCCCTATTTCTAG ATTTGGACTTCAGCTTCCTAGAAATGAATCCTTTCACACTAGTCGAAGGGAAGCCTTATCCTTTGGACATGAGAGGAGAGTTGGATGATACCGCTGCCTTCAAGAACTTCAAGAA GTGGGGCAATATCGAATTCCCATTGCCATTTGGCCGAGTTATGAGCCCTACAGAGAGCTTTATCCACGGTCTTGATGAGAAG ACTAGTGCATCCCTGAAATTCACTGTTCTGAACCCAAAAGGGAGGATTTGGACTATGGTAGCTGGAGGTGGAGCAAGTGTTATCTACGCAGATACG GTTGGAGATCTCGGATATGCGTCTGAGCTTGGAAACTATGCTGAATACAGCGGTGCACCTAATGAAGAAGAGGTGTTGCAGTATGCCCGAGTTGTGATTGAT TGTGCAACTGCAAACCCTGATGGGCGTACAAGAGCTCTTGTTATTGGTGGAGGAATCGCTAATTTTACTGATGTTGCTGCTACTTTCAATGGCATTATCAGAGCTCTGAAGGAGAAG GAAGCAAAGCTTAAAGCTGCGAGGATGCATATATATGTGAGGAGAGGAGGTCCAAATTACCAGAAGGGTTTAGCTAAAATGCGTTTACTTGGCGAGGAAATTGGAATTCCTATTGAG GTATACGGACCTGAGGCAACCATGACTGGAATATGCAAACAAGCCATAGAATGTATCAGCGTTTCTGCGTAG